A portion of the Ralstonia nicotianae genome contains these proteins:
- a CDS encoding GntR family transcriptional regulator: protein MPDAVVPLYHQIYVVLRQQILEGKFGDGPMPGEIELARQFGASRVTMRRVFDYLVKEGLVRRHRGMGTFVVRPDDPEAAGGSQTLLQNIIDVGERTSAVVVEFEDVMAPPDEAKLLEVAPGTPIKKLVRVRHLEDTPMALITTWLPLDVTVKLTPERLTNQSLLRLIEASGVRIDRASQVVSARLADVATAQYLDIAVGAPLLSVQRIVRAMSGRPVQLLQGLYRPDRYEYRMELSRVGEDRARLWIDNAGRGRSEDEDEEDEQGSPRDGRRG, encoded by the coding sequence ATGCCCGATGCCGTGGTACCGCTTTACCACCAGATTTACGTCGTGCTGCGCCAGCAGATTCTCGAAGGCAAGTTCGGTGACGGACCGATGCCCGGCGAGATCGAACTGGCGCGGCAGTTCGGTGCATCGCGCGTCACCATGCGGCGCGTGTTCGACTACCTCGTCAAGGAAGGCCTGGTGCGCCGCCATCGCGGCATGGGCACCTTCGTCGTGCGCCCGGACGATCCGGAGGCGGCCGGCGGCAGCCAGACCCTGCTGCAGAACATCATCGACGTCGGCGAGCGGACGTCCGCCGTGGTGGTCGAATTCGAAGACGTGATGGCGCCGCCCGACGAAGCCAAGCTGCTCGAGGTCGCCCCCGGCACGCCGATCAAGAAGCTGGTCCGCGTGCGCCACCTGGAAGACACGCCGATGGCGCTCATCACCACCTGGCTGCCGCTGGATGTGACCGTCAAGCTGACGCCGGAGCGCCTGACGAACCAGTCGCTGCTGCGGCTGATCGAGGCCTCGGGTGTGCGCATCGACCGGGCCTCCCAGGTGGTATCGGCGCGCCTGGCGGACGTGGCGACGGCGCAATACCTGGACATCGCCGTGGGCGCGCCGTTGCTGTCCGTGCAGCGCATCGTGCGCGCGATGAGCGGGCGCCCGGTGCAGCTGCTGCAGGGCCTCTACCGGCCCGACCGCTACGAGTACCGCATGGAGCTGTCGCGCGTGGGCGAAGACCGTGCCCGCCTGTGGATCGACAACGCCGGCCGCGGCCGCAGCGAGGACGAAGACGAGGAAGACGAACAGGGCTCCCCGCGCGACGGCCGGCGGGGCTGA
- a CDS encoding winged helix-turn-helix transcriptional regulator: MKTPEPFPVPSASELVASMEAPCSIGAAVSLVGEKWTLLVLREAFSGVTRFDAFLRRIGCSSAILSSRLKALVAYGILRRVPYQEPGDRARDAYRLTRAGVDLLPAIVALMQWGDRYLTPDGEGPVLLRDRASGTPIHVALVNAAGQQVAPQDSVPERNPRYRHRAGRPNPPAEGDPEAVSNG; encoded by the coding sequence ATGAAGACGCCCGAACCGTTCCCCGTTCCGTCCGCTTCCGAGCTGGTGGCATCGATGGAAGCGCCGTGCTCCATTGGCGCGGCGGTGTCGCTCGTGGGCGAGAAATGGACGCTGCTCGTGCTGCGCGAGGCGTTCTCGGGCGTGACGCGGTTCGACGCGTTCCTGCGCCGGATCGGCTGTTCGTCGGCGATCCTGTCGTCGCGGCTGAAGGCGCTGGTGGCGTACGGCATCCTGCGCCGGGTGCCTTACCAGGAACCGGGCGATCGGGCGCGCGATGCCTATCGGCTCACGCGCGCCGGAGTCGACCTGCTGCCGGCCATCGTTGCCCTGATGCAATGGGGAGACCGGTACCTGACGCCCGACGGCGAAGGCCCGGTGCTGCTGCGCGACCGCGCGAGCGGCACGCCGATCCACGTGGCACTGGTCAACGCGGCCGGCCAGCAAGTGGCGCCGCAAGACTCGGTGCCGGAGCGCAACCCGCGCTACAGGCACCGCGCCGGCCGCCCAAACCCGCCTGCCGAGGGCGACCCGGAAGCCGTCTCGAACGGGTGA
- a CDS encoding TonB-dependent siderophore receptor translates to MRNGVVVKNSRWATGLAVALMGLPCVGNVSAQEVDLPATTASGQRQASGYRARESSLATRTDADLMEIPFAVSSVNAELIRTVAAGRGDDLYDWVAGVARQNSFGGLWDHYAVRGFAGDGNWAGTDYLLNGFSWNRGNSVPRDTATLERMEVLKGPASALYGRGDPGGIISYTTKQPQFKSANTVSVSAGSYGATRETLDSTGPLSDTLAYRLNLMHEDNGSFRDTVSSKRYLVAPGFTWKAGPDTVVHYEMEAARQSAPLDRGVVAVNNQLGAIPASRFLGEPRDGDYEVRNLGHQLTVDHHIDADWSVNAGVAQRETDLYGRSSEALALQADGRTLWRRYRHVDFHTNDLQGRLELTGKLQTGAVGHTLVMGADAYRFTYDQLVERSTPTAAAPYAIDIFNPVYGQATPALRTVTNALERDEGQGAYVQDTLALGERWKVIAGLRWDGYRQSIEDRKSGTTTSQQQTAFSPRLGVVYQWSPAFSVYANTAYSFRPNSGTDVNGNAFDPEKGRGYEVGAKWAGPGWLATVAAFSVTKRNVLSADPANDGFSRAAGEVRSRGVELEWNGELGGGFRGIANLAYVDAEVTRDTVLTPGARLVNIPRVNGSAMLMYEFAPGFAQKAGVGAGVVYVGRRAGNTADTQDGFQLPAYATVQLNGYVQIDKHLRASVVLNNLFNRTYYASSYNSVWVTPGTPRSILGTLSYSF, encoded by the coding sequence ATGAGGAACGGGGTGGTGGTCAAGAACAGCAGATGGGCGACCGGTCTCGCGGTCGCGCTCATGGGCTTGCCGTGCGTCGGCAATGTCTCGGCACAGGAAGTGGATCTCCCGGCGACCACGGCGTCGGGCCAGCGGCAGGCGTCCGGCTACCGGGCCCGGGAATCGTCGCTGGCCACGCGCACGGATGCCGACCTGATGGAGATTCCCTTTGCGGTCAGCAGCGTCAATGCCGAGCTGATCCGAACCGTGGCCGCCGGCCGCGGCGACGACCTGTACGACTGGGTGGCCGGCGTCGCGCGCCAGAACAGCTTCGGCGGCCTGTGGGACCACTACGCCGTGCGCGGCTTCGCCGGCGACGGCAACTGGGCCGGCACCGACTACCTGCTCAACGGCTTCTCGTGGAACCGCGGCAACAGCGTGCCGCGCGACACCGCCACCCTGGAGCGCATGGAGGTGCTCAAGGGACCGGCCTCCGCGCTGTACGGGCGCGGCGATCCGGGCGGCATCATCAGCTACACCACCAAGCAGCCGCAGTTCAAGAGCGCCAACACCGTCAGCGTGTCGGCCGGCAGCTACGGCGCCACGCGCGAGACGCTCGATTCCACCGGCCCGCTGTCCGACACGCTGGCCTACCGGCTGAACCTGATGCACGAGGACAACGGCAGCTTCCGCGACACCGTGTCCAGCAAGCGCTACCTGGTCGCGCCGGGTTTCACCTGGAAAGCCGGCCCCGATACCGTCGTCCACTACGAGATGGAGGCCGCGCGCCAGAGCGCGCCGCTGGACCGCGGCGTGGTGGCGGTCAACAACCAGCTGGGCGCGATCCCGGCCTCGCGCTTCCTCGGCGAGCCGCGCGACGGCGACTACGAGGTCCGCAACCTGGGCCACCAGCTCACCGTCGATCACCACATCGATGCGGACTGGTCGGTCAATGCCGGCGTGGCGCAGCGGGAGACCGACCTGTATGGCCGCTCCTCGGAAGCGCTCGCCCTGCAGGCCGACGGGCGCACGCTGTGGCGCCGCTACCGCCACGTCGATTTCCATACCAACGACCTGCAGGGCCGGCTGGAGCTCACGGGCAAGCTGCAGACCGGCGCCGTGGGACACACGCTGGTGATGGGCGCCGACGCCTACCGCTTCACCTATGACCAGCTGGTGGAGCGCTCCACGCCGACGGCCGCCGCGCCGTATGCGATCGACATCTTCAATCCGGTCTACGGCCAGGCCACCCCGGCCCTGCGCACGGTAACGAATGCGCTGGAGCGCGACGAAGGCCAGGGTGCCTACGTGCAGGACACGCTGGCGCTCGGCGAGCGCTGGAAGGTCATCGCCGGACTGCGCTGGGACGGCTACCGCCAGTCGATCGAGGACCGCAAGTCCGGCACCACCACCAGCCAGCAGCAGACCGCCTTCAGCCCGCGCCTGGGCGTGGTCTACCAGTGGAGCCCGGCCTTCTCCGTCTACGCGAACACCGCGTACTCGTTCCGCCCCAACAGCGGCACCGACGTGAACGGCAACGCCTTCGACCCGGAAAAGGGGCGCGGCTACGAGGTGGGCGCCAAATGGGCCGGCCCGGGCTGGCTGGCGACGGTGGCGGCGTTCAGCGTGACCAAGCGCAACGTGCTGAGCGCCGATCCGGCCAACGACGGCTTCTCGCGCGCGGCCGGCGAAGTGCGCAGCCGCGGCGTGGAGCTGGAATGGAACGGCGAGCTCGGCGGCGGCTTCCGTGGCATCGCCAACCTGGCCTACGTCGATGCGGAGGTCACACGCGACACCGTGCTCACGCCGGGCGCGCGCCTGGTCAACATTCCGCGCGTCAACGGCAGCGCGATGCTGATGTACGAGTTCGCCCCGGGCTTCGCGCAGAAGGCGGGCGTGGGCGCGGGCGTGGTCTACGTCGGCCGCCGCGCCGGCAACACCGCCGACACGCAGGACGGCTTCCAGCTGCCCGCCTACGCGACGGTGCAGCTCAACGGCTACGTGCAGATCGACAAGCACCTGCGGGCATCGGTGGTGCTCAACAACCTGTTCAACCGCACGTACTACGCCAGTTCCTACAACAGCGTGTGGGTGACGCCCGGGACGCCGCGCAGCATCCTCGGCACGCTGTCGTATTCCTTCTGA
- a CDS encoding transcriptional regulator, with protein MAGDAAPVPRPRPLPDAGTRATSLSRKLQSWLGQDRPGLSALALNRMPDAYAIEAAGNATAGSTYTYDGLLAHDILNLAAAGLGIASRSALAQRYRTALDAMLQADVAALKSAWARNARLRRCGEPSVGPADSAEPAPDAHCRDRDAARVENLIVTRDHRGRWQYDPQKLLRIARDDAHPGARHARDVLMLMHIGSQQGVRRRNDAVYQACLSGLSAGASALMIAGTHGAALPVVAAGYAVAAAREVLWLGKPLAEEKQKMRDAKADQMTRIVSRTLKRLGTRDADQDTGPASAAELGDLPLEARAGIVAAAFANAEKQVADRTFGNGIPGRWIDHRKATACKDEVRAVVVDHALQRIGDALTHEATRSADALTALQAIAQDPDLSLSGRARRLARHVKASPGLLAIQTLLTDMGLRRGEALHVLSRLVDAELARASGGDTIPLLGNDAARIADRIHQPQLKEDPSQAAHAALHGALRRRSERV; from the coding sequence ATGGCAGGAGACGCCGCGCCGGTCCCGCGCCCTCGGCCGCTGCCCGATGCCGGCACCCGGGCCACCTCCCTGAGCCGCAAGCTGCAGAGCTGGCTGGGCCAGGACCGGCCCGGCTTGTCTGCGCTCGCGCTCAACCGGATGCCGGATGCGTACGCCATCGAAGCGGCAGGCAATGCCACGGCCGGCTCGACGTATACGTACGATGGCCTGCTCGCGCACGACATCCTGAACCTGGCGGCGGCGGGCCTCGGCATCGCTTCCCGCAGCGCCTTGGCGCAGCGCTACCGCACCGCGCTCGACGCGATGCTGCAGGCAGACGTTGCCGCCCTGAAAAGCGCATGGGCCCGCAATGCGCGGCTGCGCCGCTGCGGCGAGCCATCGGTCGGGCCGGCCGACAGCGCGGAGCCGGCCCCCGACGCGCACTGCCGGGACCGCGACGCTGCACGGGTGGAGAACCTGATCGTCACGCGCGATCATCGCGGCCGGTGGCAATACGATCCGCAGAAGCTGCTGCGCATCGCGCGGGACGACGCGCACCCGGGTGCGCGGCATGCACGCGACGTCCTGATGCTGATGCACATAGGCAGCCAGCAGGGCGTGCGCCGGCGCAACGATGCCGTGTACCAGGCCTGCCTGTCGGGACTGAGCGCGGGTGCGAGCGCGTTGATGATCGCGGGTACCCACGGCGCGGCGCTGCCGGTGGTCGCGGCGGGCTACGCCGTGGCCGCTGCCCGCGAAGTGCTGTGGCTGGGCAAGCCGCTGGCCGAAGAAAAGCAGAAGATGCGCGATGCCAAGGCCGACCAGATGACGCGCATCGTGAGCCGGACATTGAAGCGGCTCGGCACCCGTGACGCGGATCAGGACACCGGCCCCGCATCGGCGGCCGAGTTGGGCGATCTGCCGCTGGAGGCCAGGGCCGGCATTGTCGCCGCCGCGTTCGCGAACGCAGAGAAGCAGGTGGCGGACCGGACCTTCGGCAACGGGATTCCCGGCCGGTGGATCGACCACCGCAAAGCCACGGCGTGCAAGGACGAAGTGCGCGCCGTCGTGGTGGACCACGCCCTGCAGCGGATCGGCGACGCATTGACGCATGAGGCCACGCGATCGGCCGATGCCCTGACCGCATTGCAGGCCATCGCGCAGGATCCCGACCTGTCGCTGTCCGGCCGCGCGCGCAGGCTGGCCCGGCACGTCAAGGCATCTCCCGGCCTGCTGGCGATCCAGACGCTGCTGACCGACATGGGCCTGCGCAGGGGCGAAGCGCTGCACGTCCTGAGCCGCCTCGTCGACGCGGAACTCGCGCGCGCGTCGGGTGGCGACACGATTCCCCTCTTGGGAAACGATGCGGCACGCATTGCCGATCGGATTCACCAGCCGCAGCTGAAAGAGGACCCGTCGCAGGCGGCGCATGCGGCCCTGCATGGCGCGCTGCGCCGTCGCTCGGAGCGGGTGTAG
- a CDS encoding MFS family transporter encodes MSTPAAQASQAVMAPHDTRRRIFAIVGASSGNLVEWFDFYVYAFCSLYFAPAFFPSGNTTTQLMNTAGVFAAGFLMRPIGGWLFGRIADRHGRRNAMMISVLMMCGGSLVIAVLPTYAQIGALAPFLLLVARLFQGLSVGGEYGTSATYMSEVALKGRRGFFASFQYVTLIGGQLCALLVLVILQQVLSTAELKAWGWRIPFVVGALSALVSLYLRRSLDETQSTASREAKHAGTIRGAWQHKGAFLRVIGFTAGGSLIFYTFTTYMQKYLVNTAGMNTKTASNVMTAALFVYMALQPVFGALSDRIGRRMSMILFGVGAVLFTVPLMRALGSVTNPYAAFGLITAALAIVSFYTSISGLIKAEMFPPEVRAMGVGLSYAIANAVFGGSAEYVALWFKSAGRESTFYWYVTALCAVSLIVSYTMPDPSKEGYLRHEP; translated from the coding sequence ATGAGCACCCCCGCAGCCCAAGCGTCTCAAGCCGTGATGGCCCCGCATGACACCCGGCGCCGCATCTTCGCGATCGTCGGGGCATCGTCTGGCAATCTGGTCGAGTGGTTCGATTTCTACGTCTACGCGTTCTGCTCGCTGTACTTCGCGCCGGCGTTCTTCCCGAGCGGCAACACGACCACGCAGCTGATGAACACCGCGGGCGTGTTCGCGGCAGGCTTCCTGATGCGGCCGATCGGCGGCTGGCTGTTCGGCCGCATTGCCGACCGGCACGGCCGCCGCAACGCGATGATGATCTCGGTGCTGATGATGTGCGGCGGCTCGCTGGTCATCGCGGTGTTGCCCACCTATGCGCAAATCGGGGCGCTGGCGCCGTTCCTGCTGCTGGTGGCGCGGCTGTTCCAGGGGCTGTCGGTCGGCGGCGAGTACGGCACCAGCGCCACCTACATGAGCGAGGTGGCGCTCAAGGGGCGCCGCGGCTTCTTCGCGTCGTTCCAGTACGTCACGCTGATCGGCGGCCAACTGTGCGCGCTGCTGGTGCTGGTGATCTTGCAGCAGGTGCTGTCCACCGCGGAGCTCAAGGCCTGGGGCTGGCGCATTCCGTTCGTGGTGGGCGCGCTGTCGGCGCTCGTCTCGCTCTATCTGCGCCGCTCGCTCGACGAGACCCAGAGCACCGCGTCGCGCGAAGCCAAGCACGCCGGCACGATCCGCGGCGCATGGCAGCACAAGGGCGCCTTCCTGCGCGTGATCGGCTTCACCGCCGGCGGCTCGCTGATCTTCTACACGTTCACCACGTACATGCAGAAGTACCTGGTCAACACGGCCGGGATGAACACCAAGACCGCCTCCAACGTGATGACGGCGGCGCTGTTCGTCTACATGGCGCTGCAGCCGGTGTTCGGCGCGCTGTCCGACCGCATCGGCCGCCGCATGTCGATGATCCTGTTCGGGGTGGGCGCGGTGCTGTTCACGGTGCCGCTGATGCGTGCGCTGGGCAGCGTGACGAACCCGTACGCGGCGTTCGGCCTCATCACCGCGGCGCTGGCCATCGTCAGCTTTTATACCTCGATCAGCGGCCTGATCAAGGCCGAGATGTTCCCGCCGGAGGTGCGCGCGATGGGCGTGGGCCTGTCGTACGCCATCGCCAATGCGGTGTTCGGCGGCTCGGCGGAATACGTCGCGCTGTGGTTCAAGTCGGCCGGCCGCGAATCGACGTTCTACTGGTACGTCACCGCCCTGTGCGCCGTATCGCTGATCGTGTCGTACACGATGCCCGATCCGAGCAAGGAAGGGTATCTGCGGCACGAGCCGTGA
- a CDS encoding addiction module antidote protein — translation MTMAQRTIKTRLWDSAEHLRTEADIAAYLDACLEEAGDNPAFITHALGVVARSRGMTQLARETGMTREGLYKALSEGGNPSFATVLKVIRALGIRLHAVPT, via the coding sequence ATGACGATGGCCCAACGCACCATCAAGACCCGGCTGTGGGATTCGGCCGAACACCTCCGGACCGAAGCGGACATCGCCGCCTACCTCGACGCCTGCCTGGAAGAAGCCGGAGATAACCCCGCCTTCATCACGCATGCGCTGGGCGTGGTCGCGCGCTCGCGCGGCATGACGCAGCTCGCCCGCGAGACCGGGATGACCCGCGAGGGGCTGTACAAGGCGCTTTCCGAGGGCGGCAATCCGAGCTTTGCGACCGTGCTGAAGGTCATCCGGGCGCTCGGCATCCGGCTGCACGCCGTGCCGACCTGA
- a CDS encoding MFS transporter, whose product MPAAPASPTQSATTDTQGLIRLLTAGAGVSVACIYLNHPLLGLIGHDLNIAPHALGVLPTLTAAGYASGIFFFGPLGDRYDRRVVILWKAVLLTLALIGSCIAPGLPVLAAAGFVIGLAATIAQDFVPSAAAISTDLNRNRNIGTVMTGLLIGIVGSRVFSGIVADHFGWRAAFGVSAAAIVGLALAVRAAHFGVAPATRQPYVTLLRSLGTLFARHPRLRASAFTQAFLAVAFSGFWSTVALHLTGTIGLSAGQAGLLGLAGAAGALGASIAGRLSGRVAPGHIVAGGALLMAATFAAMALFPHSLPAIVIGTLLFDVGVQAALVSHQTIIYALAPEARSRINAVFMTIMFIGMSAGAYGASLAWSYAHWTGLMAFCTAASSIGLGLRLAFNARLGTR is encoded by the coding sequence ATGCCGGCCGCCCCTGCCTCCCCGACGCAATCCGCCACCACCGACACCCAGGGGCTGATCCGCCTGCTGACGGCCGGTGCCGGCGTCAGCGTCGCCTGCATCTACCTGAATCATCCGCTGCTCGGCCTGATCGGCCACGACCTGAACATCGCGCCGCACGCGCTGGGCGTGCTGCCGACCCTGACGGCGGCCGGCTACGCCAGCGGCATTTTTTTCTTCGGCCCGCTGGGCGACCGCTACGACCGCCGCGTGGTGATCCTGTGGAAGGCCGTGCTGCTGACACTCGCGCTGATCGGCAGCTGCATCGCGCCCGGCCTGCCGGTGCTGGCCGCCGCCGGCTTCGTCATCGGCCTGGCGGCCACCATCGCCCAGGATTTCGTGCCCAGCGCGGCCGCCATCAGCACCGACCTCAACCGCAATCGCAACATCGGCACGGTGATGACGGGGCTGCTGATCGGCATCGTCGGCTCGCGGGTGTTCAGCGGCATCGTGGCCGACCACTTCGGCTGGCGCGCGGCCTTCGGCGTGTCGGCGGCGGCGATCGTGGGGCTGGCGCTGGCGGTGCGGGCGGCGCATTTCGGGGTGGCGCCGGCCACGCGGCAGCCGTATGTCACGCTGCTGCGCTCGCTCGGCACGCTGTTTGCGCGGCATCCGCGGCTGCGGGCCTCCGCCTTCACGCAGGCGTTCCTCGCCGTGGCGTTTTCGGGGTTCTGGTCTACCGTGGCGCTGCATCTGACCGGCACAATCGGGCTGTCGGCCGGGCAGGCCGGCCTGCTGGGCCTGGCCGGCGCGGCCGGAGCCCTGGGCGCGAGCATCGCCGGCCGGCTGTCGGGCCGCGTGGCGCCGGGCCATATCGTGGCGGGCGGCGCGCTGCTGATGGCCGCGACCTTTGCCGCGATGGCGCTGTTCCCGCATTCCCTGCCCGCCATCGTGATCGGCACGCTGCTGTTCGATGTGGGCGTGCAGGCGGCGCTGGTCTCACACCAGACCATCATCTACGCGCTGGCGCCGGAAGCGCGCAGCCGCATCAACGCGGTCTTCATGACCATCATGTTCATCGGCATGTCGGCCGGCGCCTACGGCGCAAGCCTGGCGTGGAGCTACGCACACTGGACCGGGCTGATGGCGTTCTGCACGGCGGCCTCGTCGATCGGGCTAGGGCTGCGGCTGGCCTTCAACGCGCGGCTGGGGACACGTTAG
- the modA gene encoding molybdate ABC transporter substrate-binding protein, which produces MSRFSLRACVRAAGLAAVLSLGLGAQAQAAELVVSAAASLTNAFKTLAQSYEAQHPDTRVVLNFGASDVLMQQIVRGAPADVFASADQEAMDKAVSEKVIQSGSRRDFVANQLVLIVPSASAVPVHALGDLARPEVQRVAIGNPASVPVGRYAKRALEAAGLWQPVSAKAVLAQNVRQALDYVARGEVEAGLVFATDAAIAADKVKVAAPVPLSVPLTYPIAVTAGTRQPQQAADFVAFVLSPAGQAILAKYGFLKP; this is translated from the coding sequence ATGTCACGTTTTTCGTTGCGCGCATGCGTGCGCGCTGCTGGTCTGGCTGCCGTACTGTCGCTGGGGCTGGGCGCGCAGGCGCAGGCCGCCGAGCTGGTGGTGTCCGCCGCCGCCAGCCTGACCAATGCCTTCAAGACGCTCGCGCAGTCATACGAGGCGCAGCATCCCGACACCAGGGTCGTGCTGAACTTCGGCGCTTCCGATGTGCTGATGCAGCAGATCGTGCGCGGCGCGCCCGCCGACGTGTTCGCCTCCGCCGACCAGGAAGCGATGGACAAGGCCGTGAGCGAGAAGGTCATCCAGTCCGGGTCGCGCCGCGATTTCGTGGCCAACCAGCTGGTGCTGATTGTGCCGTCGGCGAGCGCGGTGCCGGTGCATGCCTTGGGCGACCTGGCCCGCCCGGAGGTGCAGCGCGTGGCGATCGGCAATCCGGCCTCGGTGCCGGTGGGCCGCTATGCGAAGCGCGCGCTGGAGGCCGCCGGCCTGTGGCAGCCGGTGTCGGCCAAGGCGGTGCTGGCGCAGAACGTGCGCCAGGCGCTGGACTACGTGGCGCGCGGCGAGGTCGAGGCCGGCCTGGTGTTCGCCACCGATGCGGCGATTGCGGCCGACAAGGTGAAGGTGGCGGCGCCGGTGCCGCTGTCGGTGCCGCTCACGTATCCGATCGCGGTGACGGCCGGCACGCGGCAGCCGCAGCAGGCCGCCGACTTCGTCGCGTTCGTGCTGTCGCCGGCCGGTCAGGCCATTCTGGCCAAGTACGGTTTCCTGAAGCCGTAA
- a CDS encoding GNAT family N-acetyltransferase yields MLYTIHRYPAHWIDRWTMHDGTVATVRPILPQDAPLEAALVDGLSSESRYARFLVGGGHLSDEMLAAYTQVDYVNHLALVVSVADADGAGEQLIADGRFVLEDGVAEFALLVADAWQGKGVGRRLFAMLVRAARAAGAREVFGEVLSMNRRMIALARDAGFHVASVPGDATVCTVRLVLADHRQAPVAAMPFPFAAIAG; encoded by the coding sequence ATGCTCTACACCATTCACCGCTACCCCGCCCACTGGATCGATCGCTGGACCATGCACGACGGCACGGTCGCCACCGTGCGCCCCATCCTGCCGCAGGACGCGCCGCTGGAGGCCGCGCTGGTCGACGGGCTGTCGTCCGAGTCGCGGTATGCGCGTTTTCTGGTCGGCGGCGGGCACTTGTCCGATGAGATGCTCGCTGCCTACACGCAGGTCGATTATGTGAATCACCTGGCGCTGGTGGTCAGCGTGGCCGACGCCGATGGCGCCGGCGAGCAGTTGATCGCCGATGGCCGCTTCGTGCTGGAGGACGGCGTGGCTGAATTCGCCCTGCTGGTGGCCGATGCGTGGCAGGGCAAGGGCGTCGGCCGGCGCCTGTTTGCGATGCTGGTCCGGGCCGCGCGCGCGGCGGGCGCGCGGGAGGTCTTCGGCGAAGTGCTGTCGATGAACCGCCGCATGATCGCCCTGGCCCGCGATGCCGGCTTCCACGTCGCCAGCGTGCCGGGGGATGCGACGGTCTGCACCGTGCGCCTGGTGCTCGCCGACCACCGGCAGGCCCCGGTGGCCGCCATGCCCTTTCCGTTCGCCGCGATCGCCGGCTGA